A window of Borrelia sp. A-FGy1 contains these coding sequences:
- a CDS encoding septum formation initiator family protein, with amino-acid sequence MFLIKKIILSIYVGLISYFIIIPIFGERGIINYKELHNNLILMKNHIETLKEAQKTLKTRYINLQISKPAILREASKIGYYPKNSIVIKNLDNNENYNQGKILHLKNTHKNNNIDKNFYLISIVISLIFYFVLSYLESLKIINKGR; translated from the coding sequence ATGTTTTTGATAAAAAAAATAATATTGTCAATTTATGTAGGTCTAATAAGCTATTTTATAATTATCCCAATATTTGGAGAGAGAGGGATTATTAACTATAAAGAATTGCACAATAATTTAATTTTAATGAAAAATCATATCGAAACTTTGAAAGAAGCACAGAAAACATTAAAAACAAGGTATATAAATCTACAAATCTCTAAACCTGCAATCTTAAGAGAAGCAAGCAAAATTGGATACTATCCCAAAAATTCCATAGTAATAAAAAATTTAGATAACAATGAAAACTACAACCAAGGAAAGATTCTACACTTAAAAAATACACACAAAAATAATAACATAGATAAAAATTTTTACTTAATATCAATAGTCATATCTTTAATTTTTTATTTTGTATTAAGTTATTTGGAGAGTCTTAAAATTATTAATAAAGGAAGGTAA
- a CDS encoding DUF4340 domain-containing protein, translating into MNNKCILLEKKEYVKIAIIFILISTFLAGIVFSNKNQTKRLLEEKLFELDFTKIVKIETELEGTLTKTVKGWELKYNDINLPIDERRVTSMIKALENLQKNKLVSRNPQKYKELGIKENPDFKFFDDKNNLMTEIFIGNPGEGDSRLSYIKRSDDNVYLTNNIFLSYKGNSYNTFANTKLFREKNIDLESLLLTVHSKPNKDEENAIQNNYKVFRKDGLYFFNEKPLKQEKLLQIIKEFTTDGFEINKNKIKEYKLQYNIEVIWNNKSINNIDVYFSKNEKDKNLLLKKDKEDYYYSTNKWAFFDVFNLEKKIKTTDNDSNEDHLDEKHDHHHQHHHEEHEH; encoded by the coding sequence ATGAATAATAAATGCATATTGTTAGAAAAAAAAGAATACGTAAAAATAGCAATAATTTTTATTTTAATAAGTACATTTTTAGCGGGAATAGTATTTTCAAACAAAAATCAAACTAAAAGGCTTTTAGAAGAAAAATTATTTGAACTTGATTTTACTAAAATTGTAAAAATCGAGACAGAACTTGAAGGCACTCTTACAAAAACAGTAAAAGGATGGGAGCTTAAATACAACGATATAAATCTTCCAATTGATGAGAGAAGAGTTACCTCTATGATTAAAGCTCTAGAAAATTTGCAAAAAAATAAACTTGTAAGTAGAAATCCCCAAAAATACAAAGAACTAGGAATAAAAGAAAACCCAGATTTTAAATTTTTTGATGATAAAAATAATTTGATGACAGAAATATTTATTGGAAACCCGGGAGAAGGAGACTCTAGATTATCTTATATAAAAAGAAGTGATGATAATGTATACTTAACTAATAATATTTTCTTATCATATAAAGGAAACTCTTACAATACCTTTGCAAATACTAAACTTTTTAGAGAAAAAAATATAGACCTAGAAAGTTTATTGCTAACAGTACATAGTAAACCAAACAAAGATGAAGAAAATGCAATACAAAATAATTACAAAGTATTTAGAAAAGATGGTCTTTATTTTTTTAACGAAAAGCCTTTAAAACAAGAAAAACTATTACAAATTATAAAAGAATTCACAACAGATGGATTTGAAATAAATAAAAATAAAATCAAGGAATACAAGCTTCAATATAACATTGAAGTCATATGGAATAACAAAAGTATAAACAATATTGATGTTTATTTTAGTAAAAATGAAAAAGATAAAAATCTTTTACTTAAAAAAGATAAAGAAGACTATTACTATAGTACTAATAAATGGGCTTTTTTTGATGTATTCAATTTAGAAAAAAAAATAAAAACAACTGATAATGATTCTAATGAAGATCATCTAGATGAGAAGCATGATCACCATCACCAACATCATCACGAAGAACATGAACACTAG
- a CDS encoding Gldg family protein has product MKNKNNENLNLILNLAIIFLILCNTSILVFKIDFTKNKAFTISSVTKDLFSNANEKIYITYYNSSSLGNYFAFPDQIKNFLISFSDASNGKVIYKEIDADKVSYPLEQIGIPSQQIDLRDINQLSILKIYSGIEIIYEEKREVLPIVTEIGNLEYELASSLDKLINNTKKVLGLVFGDETLKETHKRFIEIMNKAFKTDIKEININKEKLEEINGLFIIGAKEINNDSIKKIDEFIINNGKVLFAISKIDYNPQNPYATSPIKSPLFNLIESYGIKYNENIILDKRAPNLFLGGYFQIYYPWILINKSNLINPKNPLFKNFYDALIPWSSSLELIENKENGINYLSLFASSKESWEISDENISSIALHSFDVPKTFDKKDTQKILGYYIEGQIKSLYNDKKSKNSKIIFLGSSMVFSDYMYNGSPSNFELAGRISDHLMQKEEFFSIKSREVRSKLKFVNSSQEMLNAKFLLIIINLILLPITIIIFGLIRFTQKRRIN; this is encoded by the coding sequence ATGAAAAATAAAAATAACGAGAATCTAAACTTAATTTTAAACCTTGCAATAATATTTCTAATTCTTTGTAATACATCTATTTTAGTATTCAAAATAGATTTTACTAAAAATAAAGCGTTCACAATTTCTTCAGTTACAAAAGATTTATTTTCAAATGCAAACGAAAAAATATATATTACCTACTATAATTCCTCAAGTCTTGGTAATTATTTTGCATTTCCAGATCAAATAAAAAATTTCCTAATAAGCTTTTCTGATGCTTCAAATGGAAAAGTAATTTACAAAGAAATAGATGCTGATAAAGTATCATATCCTCTAGAACAAATTGGAATTCCATCTCAACAAATTGACCTCAGAGACATAAATCAACTTTCCATACTTAAAATATATTCAGGAATTGAAATAATTTACGAAGAAAAACGAGAAGTACTCCCCATTGTAACTGAAATTGGAAACTTAGAGTATGAACTTGCAAGTAGCTTAGATAAATTAATAAACAATACAAAAAAAGTATTAGGGCTTGTTTTTGGTGATGAAACATTAAAAGAAACACATAAAAGATTCATAGAAATAATGAATAAAGCTTTCAAAACCGATATTAAAGAAATTAACATTAACAAAGAAAAACTAGAAGAAATCAATGGATTATTTATAATTGGTGCTAAAGAAATTAATAATGACTCAATTAAAAAAATTGATGAATTTATTATAAACAATGGAAAAGTATTATTTGCTATAAGCAAAATAGATTATAATCCCCAAAATCCATACGCAACATCTCCAATTAAATCTCCACTTTTCAATCTAATTGAAAGTTATGGAATTAAATACAATGAAAACATCATTCTTGATAAAAGAGCTCCAAATCTTTTCCTAGGAGGATACTTTCAAATCTATTACCCATGGATATTAATTAACAAAAGTAACCTTATCAATCCAAAAAATCCTTTATTTAAAAATTTCTATGATGCTTTAATTCCTTGGAGTAGCTCACTAGAACTTATAGAAAACAAAGAAAATGGAATAAACTACTTATCTTTATTTGCAAGCTCTAAAGAATCTTGGGAAATTAGCGATGAAAATATTTCAAGTATAGCACTGCATTCATTCGATGTTCCAAAAACCTTTGACAAAAAAGATACACAAAAAATTTTAGGATATTATATTGAAGGCCAAATTAAAAGTTTATATAATGACAAAAAGTCCAAAAATTCAAAAATAATTTTTCTAGGTTCAAGTATGGTATTTAGTGATTATATGTATAATGGATCCCCTTCAAATTTTGAACTTGCTGGACGAATTTCAGATCACCTAATGCAAAAGGAAGAATTTTTTAGTATTAAATCAAGAGAAGTGCGCTCTAAACTAAAATTTGTAAATTCTTCACAAGAAATGTTAAATGCAAAGTTTTTATTAATAATAATAAATTTAATATTATTACCTATAACAATAATAATATTTGGACTTATAAGATTCACCCAAAAAAGAAGAATCAACTAA
- a CDS encoding ABC transporter permease codes for MKINLRKSLALSKKELKVLFGTPTAYVVILFFILFINFSFIFFSGFFIKDNASLMSYFSSMPIVLMFVLPALSMGVFSEEHKTGSIELLYALPINPKEIVIGKFITLKIFTLILFAFTLPLTIMTIFMGEFDLGIVFLQYLGIILYSYSVLSMGVFISSITKSQIVSYILTVFLLMLIIFSGKLIMIFGKENILGEILNFISIANHFSYFNMGILNLSDLIYFITFSFTFLILSSYSIRLKKWR; via the coding sequence ATGAAAATAAATTTAAGGAAATCTCTAGCTTTGTCAAAAAAAGAATTAAAAGTTTTATTCGGTACACCAACAGCATACGTTGTAATCTTATTTTTCATATTGTTCATAAACTTTTCTTTCATTTTTTTCTCAGGTTTTTTTATTAAAGACAATGCTTCATTAATGTCTTATTTTTCATCAATGCCAATTGTTTTAATGTTCGTATTGCCTGCACTTAGTATGGGAGTTTTTTCAGAAGAACATAAAACAGGAAGCATTGAATTACTTTACGCACTGCCAATAAATCCAAAAGAAATAGTAATTGGAAAATTTATCACACTTAAAATATTTACACTAATACTTTTTGCCTTCACTTTACCCCTTACAATAATGACAATTTTTATGGGTGAATTTGATCTTGGCATAGTATTTCTTCAATATTTAGGAATAATTCTCTATTCTTATTCCGTTCTTAGTATGGGAGTATTTATATCTTCCATTACCAAAAGTCAAATAGTATCCTATATATTAACAGTATTTCTTCTAATGCTAATAATATTTTCAGGAAAACTAATAATGATATTTGGGAAGGAAAACATACTTGGAGAAATACTCAATTTTATCTCAATTGCCAATCACTTTAGTTACTTTAATATGGGAATATTAAACCTATCAGATCTTATTTACTTCATAACATTTTCATTTACATTTTTAATATTAAGTTCATATAGCATAAGATTGAAAAAATGGAGATAA
- a CDS encoding ABC transporter ATP-binding protein, with the protein MINVKNVTKTYGSFTALFNVSFKVSEGEILGILGPNGAGKSTLIKILTSFHYPNKGNVKIFEKDITEHPTEILQNVGYVPEKLALYPELSVNEYLSFISEIKGIQNPKKEIDKAISIFKIESVKNKLISNLSKGFKQRVGIAGALLNNPKLVILDEPTNGLDPNQIIEFKEFLKELGKTSTILFSSHILSDVESICKRIIIINNGEIIADDTKENIAKNRLKETEIDLIVYKDSVINKEHFNNNNNIFKLLKEEEYENEINISLKLASDKTEKELFNYIVSKGIVLKAMIPKYESLEKIFSKLTKEKK; encoded by the coding sequence ATGATAAATGTAAAAAATGTCACTAAAACATATGGTTCATTTACAGCACTCTTTAATGTTAGCTTTAAAGTTAGCGAAGGAGAAATACTTGGCATACTTGGTCCAAATGGAGCAGGAAAATCTACATTAATCAAAATTTTAACATCATTTCACTACCCCAACAAGGGCAATGTAAAAATCTTTGAAAAAGATATCACAGAACATCCAACAGAAATATTGCAAAATGTAGGGTACGTACCTGAAAAACTAGCTCTTTATCCTGAATTATCTGTTAATGAATATTTAAGTTTTATCTCAGAAATAAAAGGCATTCAAAACCCCAAAAAAGAAATAGATAAAGCGATAAGTATTTTTAAAATAGAAAGTGTAAAAAACAAATTAATATCTAATTTATCAAAAGGATTTAAACAAAGAGTAGGAATAGCCGGTGCCTTATTAAATAATCCTAAGCTTGTAATTCTTGATGAACCTACAAATGGACTTGACCCAAATCAAATTATAGAATTCAAAGAATTCTTGAAAGAACTGGGAAAAACCAGCACAATACTTTTCTCTTCTCATATTTTAAGCGATGTTGAATCAATTTGTAAAAGAATAATTATTATAAACAACGGAGAAATTATTGCTGATGACACTAAGGAAAATATAGCTAAAAACAGACTAAAAGAGACTGAGATAGATCTAATTGTATATAAAGATTCTGTCATAAATAAAGAACATTTTAACAATAATAACAATATATTTAAATTGCTAAAAGAAGAAGAATATGAAAACGAAATTAACATTTCACTAAAACTTGCATCTGATAAAACTGAAAAAGAACTCTTTAATTATATTGTAAGTAAAGGTATAGTATTAAAAGCAATGATTCCAAAATATGAAAGCTTAGAAAAAATATTTAGCAAACTAACAAAGGAGAAAAAATAA
- a CDS encoding ribonuclease Z codes for MSFNINILGTGGTRPLYNRYLTSILVEYYGDNFLFDCGEATQMSLRKQKISWQKIKIICITHLHADHITGLLGIVMLMAQSGETRKEPLTIIGPIGIKKYLETNIELLKVHKNYEIIYKEIIINKTDEILYEDKRKRIKYIKLRHSVDCVGYLFIEKDKPGKFDNQKAEILNIPKEHIRKKLQDGHEVILNKRKILPSDVLGKSQKGLKFAYITDTGYFEELITHIKNFNLVIIESTFKNELKKEAEKKLHLTAQSAAIIAKRAKVIQTGLIHFSERYTLNKDLCELLNEAKQEYPNGEIFLTKDGMRLEADKNRFIIKY; via the coding sequence TTGAGTTTCAATATTAATATTCTTGGTACAGGAGGCACAAGACCACTATATAACAGATATTTAACTTCTATTTTAGTAGAATACTATGGAGATAATTTTTTGTTTGATTGTGGAGAGGCTACTCAAATGTCACTTAGAAAACAAAAAATATCATGGCAAAAAATCAAAATCATATGCATCACGCATTTACATGCCGATCACATTACAGGATTACTTGGAATAGTAATGCTTATGGCACAAAGTGGAGAAACAAGAAAAGAACCCCTTACTATCATTGGACCCATTGGAATTAAAAAGTATTTAGAAACAAATATTGAGCTTTTGAAAGTACATAAAAATTACGAAATAATTTATAAAGAAATAATAATTAATAAAACAGATGAGATTCTATATGAAGATAAAAGGAAAAGAATTAAATATATAAAATTAAGACATTCTGTAGATTGTGTTGGATATCTATTTATAGAAAAAGATAAGCCTGGAAAATTTGATAACCAAAAAGCAGAAATTCTTAATATCCCGAAAGAACACATTAGGAAAAAATTACAGGATGGTCACGAAGTAATTCTTAATAAAAGGAAAATATTACCCTCTGATGTTTTAGGAAAATCTCAAAAAGGACTAAAATTTGCATACATTACAGATACAGGCTATTTTGAAGAATTAATCACACATATTAAAAACTTTAATTTAGTTATAATTGAAAGTACATTTAAAAATGAACTAAAAAAAGAAGCTGAAAAAAAATTGCATTTAACTGCACAATCAGCAGCAATAATTGCAAAAAGGGCAAAGGTTATTCAAACAGGACTCATTCATTTTAGTGAAAGGTATACACTAAATAAAGACTTATGTGAATTACTAAATGAAGCAAAGCAAGAATATCCAAATGGAGAAATATTTTTAACAAAAGATGGGATGAGACTTGAAGCAGATAAAAATAGATTTATTATAAAATATTAA
- a CDS encoding FAD-dependent oxidoreductase has protein sequence MEFEFAVIGGGIAGSTLTYELLKRKKSVILFDNEDEKATTVAGGLINPIMGRKMNLAWKEPEIFKFAIQYYKEIEKNIECNFLEEKSIFRPFTTKTQKEELILKIKKDKNIEKFILSIINGKIHDFSIDNSGGMLIKGAIINTNLYIKNLKKYFIKKDAYIKSEINEDSIQINEQSFQINEFKFKKLIFTRGYKETTTNLFSYLPFKPAKGEILILEIKELNLREVYNRHVSLIPLKNNKFYLGGTYEWENLDTSTNEWAKRKLIEKLKKITNLSYKIIQHKAHIRPSTLDREPFLGEHTKYKNIFILNGLGTRGISMAPYLCQSILNYIEKKITIPSYYDIKRYSSLYKETNNFNCNISKFLKK, from the coding sequence ATGGAATTTGAATTTGCAGTAATTGGAGGAGGCATTGCTGGAAGTACTTTAACTTATGAGCTACTTAAAAGAAAAAAAAGCGTAATTTTATTTGACAATGAAGATGAAAAGGCAACAACTGTGGCAGGAGGTCTTATTAATCCTATTATGGGAAGAAAAATGAACCTTGCTTGGAAAGAGCCTGAAATTTTCAAATTCGCAATTCAATACTATAAAGAAATTGAAAAAAATATTGAATGTAATTTTCTAGAAGAAAAGTCAATATTTAGACCATTTACTACAAAAACACAGAAAGAAGAACTTATTTTAAAAATAAAAAAGGATAAAAATATAGAAAAATTCATATTATCAATTATCAATGGAAAAATTCATGACTTTTCCATTGATAATTCAGGAGGTATGTTAATCAAGGGAGCTATAATTAACACAAATTTGTATATAAAAAATCTTAAAAAATATTTCATAAAAAAAGATGCGTACATTAAATCAGAAATCAATGAAGATTCAATTCAAATAAATGAACAATCATTTCAAATCAATGAATTTAAATTCAAAAAATTAATATTTACAAGAGGATATAAAGAAACAACTACAAATCTCTTCTCATATCTTCCATTCAAACCAGCAAAAGGAGAAATTCTTATATTAGAAATCAAAGAATTAAATCTTAGAGAAGTTTATAACAGACATGTTTCATTAATACCATTAAAAAATAATAAATTTTATCTTGGTGGAACTTACGAATGGGAAAATTTAGACACAAGTACAAATGAATGGGCTAAAAGGAAACTTATAGAAAAGCTTAAAAAAATCACAAACCTAAGTTATAAGATCATCCAACATAAAGCACATATAAGACCCTCTACTCTTGATAGAGAACCTTTCCTTGGAGAACACACAAAATACAAAAATATATTCATATTAAATGGGTTAGGAACAAGAGGTATATCAATGGCACCATATTTATGTCAAAGTATTTTAAATTATATTGAAAAGAAAATTACTATCCCAAGTTATTATGACATTAAAAGATATTCAAGTTTATATAAAGAAACAAATAATTTTAATTGCAATATATCTAAATTTTTAAAAAAATAA
- a CDS encoding ATP-dependent Clp protease proteolytic subunit — MSCIDNKTQAEINQSLEFALKSRAIVVTGEINKDTSKLFQEKILFLEASDCTKPIFVYIDSEGGDIDAGFAIFNMIRFVKPKVFTIGVGLVASAGALIFLASGSKSRFSLPRARYLLHQPLSGFKGVATDIEIYTNELNKIKRELNIIIAKETGQDLSKVENDTDRDFWLNSKDAMKYGLVFKIVETRLELEKFIS; from the coding sequence ATGAGCTGTATAGATAATAAAACACAAGCAGAAATAAATCAATCATTAGAATTTGCTTTAAAGAGCAGGGCAATAGTTGTTACAGGAGAGATTAATAAGGATACTTCAAAGTTATTTCAAGAAAAGATATTATTTTTAGAAGCCTCGGACTGTACGAAGCCTATATTTGTTTATATTGATTCAGAGGGTGGTGATATTGATGCTGGATTTGCTATTTTTAATATGATACGATTTGTTAAGCCTAAAGTTTTCACAATTGGGGTTGGACTTGTTGCTAGTGCGGGTGCTTTGATATTCTTGGCATCAGGATCAAAGAGTAGATTTTCTTTGCCTCGTGCAAGATATTTATTGCATCAACCTTTAAGTGGTTTTAAAGGCGTAGCTACAGATATTGAGATTTATACAAATGAGCTTAATAAAATTAAGAGAGAACTTAATATTATTATTGCAAAAGAAACGGGCCAAGATCTTTCTAAAGTAGAAAATGATACTGATAGAGATTTTTGGTTAAATAGCAAAGATGCAATGAAATATGGTCTTGTATTTAAGATTGTTGAAACTAGACTTGAACTTGAAAAATTTATTTCTTAG
- a CDS encoding DUF368 domain-containing protein, which translates to MLSVYIKGLLIGIANIMPGVSGSTLALALGIYYKIIHSCSNIIKLRDSKNITFLIPLFLGILTSIIICSKALKIYLLDGGIKEACLTMFFVGSITRILFIIKKEIKIKEITNKDNNNMKYYLFLIGFFSTIFLLIIRSHNLSFDISKYQDKNSIEYCLLIIGSGLISGSAMIIPGISGSILLIILGTYKEIINIVSTLNIKLCILFSISTIIGSGITILIIKKTIDKHLIKFLYLSSGLILGSISQMLFIIINLNFNPSLIFFIILIILFTLGLQTIKIIEIRLKTSS; encoded by the coding sequence ATGCTCAGTGTTTATATAAAGGGATTGTTAATTGGGATTGCAAATATCATGCCTGGAGTCTCAGGTAGTACATTAGCATTAGCACTAGGGATTTACTATAAAATAATACATTCTTGTTCTAATATTATAAAACTAAGGGATAGCAAAAATATAACTTTTCTTATACCACTTTTTCTTGGAATACTAACTTCAATAATAATATGCTCAAAAGCACTTAAAATCTACCTATTAGATGGAGGAATAAAAGAAGCATGCTTAACAATGTTTTTTGTAGGATCAATTACAAGAATTTTATTTATCATAAAAAAAGAAATTAAAATAAAAGAAATTACTAATAAAGATAATAACAATATGAAGTACTACTTATTCTTGATCGGATTTTTTTCTACAATATTTCTTTTAATCATAAGAAGCCATAATTTGTCCTTTGATATCTCTAAATATCAAGACAAAAACTCAATAGAGTACTGTTTATTAATTATTGGCTCAGGTCTAATAAGCGGATCTGCGATGATTATACCAGGAATATCAGGTTCAATACTATTAATAATACTTGGAACTTACAAAGAAATCATAAATATTGTCTCTACCCTTAACATAAAGCTATGCATATTATTTAGCATATCTACAATAATAGGATCAGGAATCACAATACTAATAATAAAAAAAACCATAGACAAACATCTAATTAAATTCCTTTATTTATCTAGTGGTCTAATATTAGGTTCAATTTCACAAATGCTATTTATAATAATAAATCTTAACTTTAATCCCTCTCTAATTTTCTTCATTATACTTATCATTTTATTCACCTTAGGATTACAAACAATCAAAATAATTGAAATTAGGTTAAAAACCAGTTCATAA
- a CDS encoding nucleoside triphosphate pyrophosphohydrolase family protein: MELNEYQKQAKKTAKYKNKKEELILTTLGLAGETGEVIEKIKKLGRDKDYVLDKEYLLSIKKELGDVLWYISSLSNNLGITLEDVAITNLEKLKKRYQDGTINGEGDER; encoded by the coding sequence ATGGAATTAAATGAATACCAAAAGCAAGCAAAAAAAACGGCTAAGTATAAAAACAAAAAAGAAGAACTAATTTTAACAACACTTGGTCTTGCAGGAGAGACAGGAGAAGTTATAGAAAAAATAAAAAAATTGGGTCGTGATAAAGACTACGTACTTGACAAGGAATATTTATTATCTATTAAGAAAGAGCTTGGCGATGTTCTATGGTACATTTCAAGCTTAAGTAATAATCTTGGAATAACACTTGAAGACGTTGCTATTACCAACTTAGAGAAATTAAAAAAAAGATATCAAGATGGAACAATTAATGGTGAAGGAGATGAACGATAA
- a CDS encoding M23 family metallopeptidase: MNKVIFILEIIFCFLQFNYIYSYPEIKNFSNKDPIFSDLRAKISKYNRGENIPLFIYLYKVKKSDTFFKIANKVNGWQASIATINLLDSPFLSKGQEILIPNKKGLFILDNKNYRFNNLLLATRDLKKAEKIKVKRKNKIYEFYFFDYAKQPDLSFFSNTEILFFLNSDFIFPLEKFIVTSDFGYREDPFTGRDSFHTGIDLAAPMGTLVFCSSYGVVVLVGYNDIYGNFVVVEHKNNIKSLYGHLNSYIVSKGDILKVGDIIGRVGQTGRTTGPHLHFEILKKDIPINPVKILK, from the coding sequence GTGAATAAGGTTATTTTTATATTAGAGATTATTTTTTGCTTTCTTCAGTTTAATTATATTTATTCTTATCCTGAGATAAAAAATTTTTCAAATAAAGATCCTATTTTCTCTGATCTTAGGGCAAAAATTTCTAAATACAATAGAGGCGAGAATATTCCTTTATTTATTTATTTATATAAAGTAAAAAAAAGTGATACTTTTTTTAAGATTGCAAATAAAGTAAATGGATGGCAGGCTAGTATTGCTACTATTAATTTGCTAGATTCTCCTTTTTTAAGTAAGGGGCAAGAAATTTTAATACCTAATAAGAAAGGTCTTTTTATCCTTGATAATAAGAATTATAGATTTAATAATTTACTTTTGGCTACAAGGGACCTGAAAAAAGCAGAGAAGATAAAAGTTAAGAGAAAAAATAAAATTTATGAATTTTATTTTTTTGATTATGCTAAGCAGCCAGATTTGAGTTTTTTTTCAAACACAGAAATTCTTTTTTTCTTAAATTCTGATTTTATTTTTCCTTTAGAGAAATTTATTGTTACTTCTGATTTTGGATATAGGGAGGATCCCTTTACGGGTAGGGATAGTTTTCATACAGGAATAGATCTTGCAGCACCAATGGGTACTCTAGTATTTTGTTCATCTTATGGTGTTGTAGTTTTGGTTGGATATAACGATATTTATGGAAATTTTGTTGTTGTTGAACACAAAAACAATATTAAATCTCTTTATGGGCATCTTAATTCTTATATTGTTTCTAAGGGAGATATTTTAAAAGTAGGAGATATTATTGGTAGAGTAGGGCAAACAGGACGTACGACAGGGCCTCATCTACATTTTGAAATATTAAAAAAAGATATACCCATTAATCCTGTTAAGATTTTAAAGTAG